A part of Bacteroidia bacterium genomic DNA contains:
- a CDS encoding DUF779 domain-containing protein — protein MTPRITISEEAKAVVSQLKARFGELMFHQSGGCCDGSQPMCFEVGDFRVGSSDVCLGSIEGCEFWMSKDQFEYWQYTQLNIHITPGRGSSFSLEIPMGLRFITQSRLFTDEEMANLAPLRFVED, from the coding sequence ATGACACCACGAATAACCATTAGCGAGGAAGCAAAAGCCGTCGTCAGCCAACTGAAAGCCCGGTTTGGCGAACTGATGTTTCACCAGAGTGGAGGATGTTGTGATGGGTCTCAGCCCATGTGTTTTGAGGTAGGTGATTTTCGTGTGGGAAGCAGTGATGTTTGTCTGGGCAGTATTGAGGGCTGCGAATTCTGGATGAGTAAAGATCAGTTTGAATACTGGCAATATACGCAGTTGAATATCCACATTACCCCAGGCCGGGGGTCGAGCTTTTCACTGGAAATACCGATGGGGTTGCGGTTTATTACCCAGTCGCGATTGTTTACAGATGAAGAAATGGCCAATCTTGCGCCATTGCGTTTTGTTGAGGATTGA
- a CDS encoding aldehyde dehydrogenase family protein has protein sequence MTYQRPTFKARYENFIGGQFVPPVKGEYFDNISPIDGKVFTQAARSGKEDIEAALDAAHKAFPAWSKSSAASRANILNKIADVMEANLTELAIIETIDNGKPIRETINVDLPLCIDHFRYFAGVIRAEEGGISEHDEHTVSICLPEPLGVVAQIIPWNFPLLMATWKIAPALAAGCCTVVKPAEQTPTSIMCLMELIKDVVPAGVLNVVSGFGPEAGKPLAQSPRVAKVAFTGETTTGRLIMQYASDNLIPVTMELGGKSPNIFFPSVMDADDEYLDKAIEGAVLFAVNQGEVCTCPSRILVHESIYDRFMERVIARTNAIKMGSPLDNTTMMGAQASNDQYEKIQSYLKLGREEGAELLCGGDVKKLDGELSGGYYIQPTLFKGHNKMRIFQEEIFGPVVCVTTFKTTEEAIEIANDTLYGLGAGVWTRDAHELYQVPRAIQAGRVWVNCYHAYPAHAPFGGYKKSGFGRENHKMMLGHYRQTKNMLISYNKNKLGFF, from the coding sequence ATGACTTATCAAAGACCAACTTTCAAGGCTCGTTATGAAAACTTCATAGGTGGGCAGTTTGTTCCCCCGGTAAAGGGCGAATACTTTGACAACATCAGCCCCATCGACGGGAAAGTGTTCACTCAGGCTGCCCGCTCTGGCAAAGAAGACATTGAAGCTGCGCTCGACGCTGCGCATAAAGCTTTTCCTGCATGGAGCAAATCCTCTGCTGCCTCCCGCGCCAATATCCTCAACAAAATCGCCGATGTCATGGAGGCAAATCTGACTGAACTGGCGATTATCGAAACCATTGACAATGGAAAGCCCATCCGGGAAACCATCAATGTTGACCTTCCGCTTTGTATTGACCACTTCCGTTATTTTGCTGGCGTGATCCGCGCTGAAGAAGGCGGAATTTCTGAACATGACGAGCACACCGTCAGTATTTGCCTGCCTGAGCCATTGGGAGTGGTAGCCCAGATTATCCCCTGGAATTTCCCTCTCCTCATGGCTACCTGGAAAATTGCCCCTGCCCTTGCTGCTGGTTGTTGTACGGTTGTAAAACCCGCCGAGCAGACACCGACTTCGATCATGTGTCTGATGGAACTGATCAAAGATGTGGTTCCCGCAGGTGTGTTAAATGTTGTTTCGGGTTTTGGCCCTGAAGCGGGCAAACCGCTGGCTCAGTCTCCTCGCGTTGCTAAAGTAGCATTCACCGGAGAAACCACTACCGGACGCCTCATCATGCAATACGCTTCTGATAACCTCATCCCTGTTACTATGGAACTGGGCGGAAAATCCCCCAATATATTTTTCCCCTCAGTGATGGATGCCGACGACGAATATCTGGACAAAGCCATTGAAGGCGCGGTTCTGTTTGCGGTAAACCAGGGCGAAGTATGTACCTGCCCGTCGCGGATTCTGGTTCACGAAAGCATTTACGACCGGTTTATGGAAAGGGTAATTGCCCGTACCAATGCCATCAAAATGGGCAGCCCACTTGACAACACAACCATGATGGGCGCGCAGGCTTCCAATGACCAGTATGAAAAAATCCAGTCCTATCTGAAGCTGGGAAGGGAAGAAGGTGCCGAACTCCTTTGCGGTGGCGATGTGAAAAAACTTGACGGCGAACTCAGCGGCGGATATTACATTCAGCCTACGCTTTTCAAAGGGCACAACAAAATGCGCATTTTCCAGGAAGAAATCTTCGGACCGGTAGTATGTGTTACGACCTTCAAAACCACCGAAGAAGCCATTGAAATCGCCAACGATACCCTCTATGGCCTGGGCGCAGGCGTATGGACCCGCGATGCACACGAACTCTACCAGGTGCCCCGCGCGATTCAGGCAGGGCGTGTGTGGGTCAACTGCTATCATGCGTACCCGGCGCATGCACCTTTTGGCGGCTACAAAAAGTCAGGCTTCGGGCGGGAAAATCACAAAATGATGCTGGGCCATTACCGTCAGACAAAAAATATGTTGATCTCTTATAACAAGAACAAGTTGGGCTTTTTCTAA
- a CDS encoding AraC family transcriptional regulator, with product MKLSKRKVTPLAPQLTPDGSLKTLVENRTIYNLESCELNLFETYKQSELVPLKFDDLVVTSMLRGKKVMHLFDDPEFDYLPGESVIVPARALMEIDFPEATLSNPTQCLALAIDHHKINQVLAYLNEKYPKEGNDNYWQLDDRNYFFYNNEELAITINKLVQICQSSSVTKDIFADLTLQELLVRIIQSQSLKAVDTEDLTGKSQQLIQVIDYIKQHLTEKIEVKHLANAAYMSTASLYRLIKRELGISPMELVLSEKIKLAKHLLKDRNLFVKNVSFEAGFEDCNYFIRVFKHFEGITPKQYQQLNNKNNPLLL from the coding sequence ATGAAACTCTCCAAACGAAAGGTTACTCCCCTGGCGCCGCAACTCACGCCCGACGGTTCTCTCAAAACGCTGGTCGAAAACCGCACCATCTATAATCTCGAAAGCTGCGAACTCAATCTGTTTGAAACCTATAAACAGTCTGAACTTGTACCCCTGAAGTTTGACGATCTGGTTGTCACCAGTATGCTCCGCGGAAAAAAAGTCATGCACCTGTTTGACGACCCGGAATTTGACTACCTGCCGGGTGAGTCTGTCATCGTTCCTGCACGTGCACTGATGGAAATAGATTTCCCCGAAGCCACGCTCTCCAATCCTACCCAATGTCTGGCACTGGCCATTGACCACCACAAAATCAATCAGGTGCTGGCATATCTCAACGAAAAATACCCTAAAGAGGGAAATGATAATTACTGGCAACTGGACGACCGCAATTATTTTTTCTACAACAACGAAGAACTGGCCATTACCATCAACAAGCTGGTTCAGATTTGCCAGAGTTCTTCCGTTACCAAAGATATATTTGCCGACCTGACCCTGCAGGAACTGCTGGTCAGAATCATTCAGTCGCAGTCGCTCAAAGCCGTGGATACCGAAGACCTTACCGGCAAAAGCCAGCAACTGATCCAGGTGATTGACTATATCAAACAACACCTGACCGAAAAGATTGAGGTAAAACACCTGGCCAATGCCGCTTATATGAGTACCGCTTCCCTTTACAGGCTGATCAAAAGAGAACTGGGCATCAGCCCGATGGAACTGGTGCTTTCAGAAAAAATCAAACTGGCCAAACACCTCCTGAAAGACCGGAATCTGTTTGTCAAAAATGTATCCTTCGAAGCGGGATTTGAGGACTGCAATTATTTTATCCGCGTATTTAAACACTTCGAAGGCATCACCCCCAAACAATATCAGCAGCTCAACAACAAAAATAATCCACTCCTCCTATAA
- a CDS encoding TetR/AcrR family transcriptional regulator produces MNKTKEKIINTAQELYNSQGVNNVSIRQLAKESGISHSNLIYHFPDHESIILYLHDQMLQRAIKLNKEIDHPTVNLQDFFNGTKVGFSVVYEFRFLFNDLKYICSSFPRVKEVLVSVEQVRSRMYQTVIEQMINNGLMRAEEFENEFKNLITLIKILSDHWLTSSSIYDILSKEEKIEKYAFLLISFFYPYLTEKGKGEFLQITAPKPH; encoded by the coding sequence ATGAATAAAACAAAAGAAAAAATAATAAACACTGCACAGGAACTGTACAATTCACAGGGAGTGAATAATGTTTCTATCCGTCAATTGGCGAAGGAATCAGGTATCAGTCACAGCAATCTGATCTACCATTTTCCAGATCATGAAAGCATCATTCTGTACCTACATGATCAGATGTTGCAGAGAGCCATCAAGCTCAATAAAGAAATCGATCATCCTACCGTTAACTTGCAAGATTTCTTCAATGGAACTAAAGTGGGTTTCTCGGTTGTGTATGAATTTAGATTTTTGTTCAATGATCTGAAGTATATCTGTTCCTCATTTCCGAGAGTGAAAGAAGTGTTGGTTTCGGTTGAACAAGTAAGATCCAGGATGTATCAAACCGTGATCGAACAGATGATCAATAATGGCCTGATGCGGGCAGAGGAATTTGAAAATGAGTTCAAAAACCTGATCACATTGATCAAAATATTGAGTGACCACTGGTTGACTTCATCATCCATTTACGATATCCTTAGCAAGGAAGAAAAGATCGAAAAATATGCTTTCCTTTTAATTTCCTTCTTCTATCCGTATCTAACTGAAAAAGGTAAGGGGGAATTTTTACAAATAACCGCACCTAAGCCACATTAA